One region of Pseudobdellovibrionaceae bacterium genomic DNA includes:
- a CDS encoding DUF2892 domain-containing protein: protein MKVNLARWDRALRYGFGFLLTLWAAAGGPWWAWIGFYLIASASWGLCPIYVMMNVRTAPSDRRRSNEDLEDLSTGRN, encoded by the coding sequence ATGAAGGTGAACTTGGCCCGCTGGGACCGGGCACTTCGTTACGGATTCGGTTTCCTGCTCACCCTGTGGGCCGCCGCGGGCGGTCCGTGGTGGGCGTGGATCGGATTTTACCTGATCGCCTCGGCCAGCTGGGGTCTTTGTCCGATCTACGTCATGATGAATGTCCGCACCGCGCCCTCGGATCGGCGCCGTTCCAACGAAGACCTCGAAGATCTCTCCACCGGAAGGAACTAA
- a CDS encoding FAD-binding oxidoreductase, whose protein sequence is MYYGRDWTTYYDIKAQAIVFPEKLDDVVNLVKWARATKTALVPSGGRTGLSGAAVATNNEVVVSFERMNKIRDFNEFDQTVVVEPGVVTEQLQNFATEKGYLYPVDFAARGSSQIGGNIATNAGGIKVVRYGMTREWVLGLKVVTGAGEVLDLNKGLIKNATGFDLRQLFVGSEGVLGFVVEATMKLTPTPPRAQVLLLGLSGLETLMPVFGLLKKGLSLTAFEMFSRQALDIVMEHHVLPDPLGENCPYYVVAEFESPGEDSEARALELFEKGVEEGWIKDGALSQSNEQAKTFWKYREDISESLAKFSPYKNDISVKTSEVPSCLTQLDLLLKQAYPTWRVIWFGHLGDGNLHINILRPDGLSKEEFVKECQKVDVLVFETVRKHEGAISAEHGVGLSKKPFLNFTRSEAEIALMRQIKSVFDPDGIMNPGKVFDLK, encoded by the coding sequence ATGTATTACGGCCGCGATTGGACGACCTACTACGATATCAAAGCGCAAGCGATCGTCTTTCCCGAAAAGCTCGACGACGTCGTGAACTTGGTGAAGTGGGCGCGCGCGACGAAAACCGCGCTCGTCCCCTCGGGGGGACGCACGGGACTCAGCGGCGCCGCCGTCGCGACCAATAACGAAGTCGTCGTGAGCTTCGAGCGGATGAATAAAATCCGCGACTTCAACGAGTTCGACCAGACCGTCGTCGTCGAACCCGGCGTCGTCACCGAGCAGCTGCAGAACTTCGCGACCGAAAAAGGGTATCTGTATCCCGTCGATTTCGCGGCGCGCGGCTCTTCGCAAATTGGCGGCAATATCGCGACCAACGCGGGCGGCATTAAGGTCGTTCGCTATGGCATGACCCGCGAATGGGTCCTGGGACTGAAGGTCGTGACCGGTGCGGGCGAGGTTCTCGATCTCAACAAAGGCCTCATCAAAAACGCGACCGGCTTCGACCTGCGCCAGCTTTTCGTCGGCAGCGAGGGCGTCTTGGGTTTCGTCGTCGAAGCGACCATGAAGCTCACCCCCACGCCTCCCCGCGCGCAAGTGCTGCTGCTGGGACTCTCGGGTCTGGAAACATTGATGCCGGTCTTCGGCCTTCTGAAAAAGGGCCTTAGCCTGACCGCGTTCGAGATGTTCTCGCGCCAGGCGCTCGACATCGTGATGGAGCATCACGTCCTGCCCGATCCGTTGGGCGAAAACTGCCCTTACTACGTGGTCGCCGAATTCGAAAGCCCCGGCGAAGACTCCGAGGCGCGCGCGCTGGAGCTTTTCGAAAAAGGCGTCGAAGAGGGCTGGATCAAGGACGGCGCGCTTTCGCAATCCAACGAACAGGCGAAAACCTTCTGGAAGTACCGCGAGGACATCAGCGAATCGCTCGCGAAGTTCTCGCCCTACAAAAACGACATCTCGGTGAAGACGTCGGAAGTGCCGTCCTGCCTGACGCAGCTCGATCTGCTTTTGAAACAAGCCTACCCCACCTGGCGCGTGATCTGGTTCGGCCACTTGGGCGACGGCAATTTGCACATCAACATCCTGCGCCCCGATGGACTTTCGAAAGAAGAGTTCGTGAAGGAGTGCCAGAAGGTCGACGTGCTCGTGTTCGAAACCGTGCGCAAACACGAGGGCGCCATCTCGGCGGAGCACGGGGTCGGACTTTCCAAGAAACCCTTCCTCAACTTTACCCGTTCCGAGGCCGAAATCGCGCTGATGCGCCAGATCAAATCGGTCTTTGATCCGGATGGCATCATGAATCCCGGCAAAGTCTTTGATTTGAAATAG
- a CDS encoding PDZ domain-containing protein produces MSLMTLAAGALIGSILTVTLLATGLPLRAMAQTKDYTKVPGTEGVRILNVDPGSVFEAMKVEEGDVLLEVDAQRVKRIQEIEEIFRDITPGRKVKYKVEHEGKVEEREMEYQAPKKKK; encoded by the coding sequence ATGTCGTTGATGACACTCGCTGCCGGCGCTTTGATCGGCTCCATCCTGACGGTGACTTTGCTCGCGACGGGTCTTCCCCTGCGGGCGATGGCGCAGACCAAAGACTACACCAAAGTTCCCGGCACCGAAGGCGTGCGGATTTTGAACGTCGATCCCGGTAGCGTTTTCGAAGCCATGAAAGTCGAAGAGGGCGACGTCCTTCTCGAGGTCGACGCCCAACGCGTGAAACGCATCCAAGAAATCGAAGAGATCTTCCGCGACATCACGCCGGGCCGCAAAGTGAAGTACAAGGTCGAGCACGAAGGCAAAGTCGAAGAGCGCGAGATGGAATACCAAGCGCCCAAAAAGAAAAAGTAG